The genomic segment ttgtttttatctttaatgtattgttgtttttatcctgTACTATTGTATGGTAAGGTGACCTTGGGTGACTTGAAAGGCgcctccaaataaaatgtattcttattattattatgatataacAGACTGAgatgttatgattgacagctgacactgactgaGGATTGGTTGAGTGCATCTATGGACGGGACCTTGATACCACGACTTCCCAATCACTACTGCACGATGTCCAATGTCAAGTGGCAGCAGTCATGTCCAGGATATCTGAGCTTCATGACTGTACGACGAGAGGAAGAGGTAACAACCAAAGAAACATCCACAGAACTTCCGATTCTGAATGAAATCCTAGTTTTAGTGAAATGTTCCTTTTATCACTGTGGACGGCGACGACAAAGGATGAACTGTGTGGATGGGCGCAGGCTGCTCTACCTGAGCCTGTGGCGCCACCTGATGCTGGGAGGGCGGAGCTTGCTGCTGTAGCTTGGATGGAGGAGCTGTCATCATGGTCTTCAACTTTTTGGGGTCGGTTTTCAGAGGGAGGTCCTCGTCCTCGTCAGAATCCTGGAGGCCGTACTTCGAGAAGTGGGCCacctgagagaggagggggaggagtctgTCACACCTGAGAATCACCTGAAAGATGTGATTCGCTCTGATGACATCCTGACAGTCACTGACCTCGAACACCCAGGACCCCGTCTCAGTTCTGTACTCCAGGAAACGCGCTCCCTGTTTGCGCGAGGCCTTCTCCAGCCGACCCTCGTAGTTCATGTCGGCCAGACGCTCGGGGCTCCTGATCTGAGTACAGGTCGTTTTGTCATTTGGCCAAACGCCATCCAGGGTGACCTCGGCTCGTCTACGCACAAAGTGACGACATGAGATGAGGACTTGAGCTCAATGACCCCTCCCCCCGCTAGACACCATCCCACACAGCAGAAGGATTGTAGACTAACCTGTTAagcccctccccctccagcGGCTTGTTTTTGTCATCCGGGTACACGATGACCTCCTTGCGTCTGAAGTGGACGATCTCGTCAAGGTTCAGCCCACTCACGTTCACCTCACCGGGGAAGAAGATGGAGCCATAACCTGTGAGGGCCAATCAGCTGAGTGGTGAGACGCCGGGCCAATAAGAGGCCGTGTGATACGAGTGGCTGAGTTTGACTGAAGCGTGTTAATGtcaaatgaaatcaaacaatGACACGAGGAGATTTATCTTTAACATTAGCTGAGCTCAGTTCATCGAGTGTTAACTTTACCTTTCCTGCCGATGGTAAAGTTTTCCACCAAACACTCTCCGTGCTCGTCCGTCATGTCAGCCAGGTCCTTCATGGAGGGGATGGTGTAGTAACCCACTCGGTTGAGGACGATGCCTGAACGACAGAAAACAGAGTCGGTCTGAGAGTCGTTCCCCAGTGATCACCAGTCCTGTTGGTTTTCTCAGACATCTACAGAAACTACCGGTggggctgccccctgctggtagCCTGTGGTCCGTCTAACCTGCTGGATGAGGAGACTGTTGAATTTCCTGTtgctcgtcctctctctcctcctgcagagactcCTCCCCCAGAGACGCCAACACGTCCTCACTGCTCAGCTGAGTatccacacacaggaacacatgtTATCATTTGACTTTCAACACAATGAACAAATATCGAATCTGTGACAGTTCaattcaaactgaaagaaaatgATCTTTATTAACTAAGTTAGTTGGTCTGTGCTAGAAATGTTAAACAGTTATGATAAAGTGGAAGCTTCCAGGAGTGGAGCCGCTGACCTCCAGGCCGCTCCTCGCCGCTTTGTGCATGTTCAGGTCACTGATGGTGTCCTGCAGGCTGGTCTGGGCGCGGCCCTGTGGGATGGGCTTGGCGATGGGGTTAACGTAGAACTGGGTGACCTCCGGGTCATCGTCTGCCTGGCTGCCAGTGCcccccagcacctcctcctcctcctccatgagGCTACAGACAGAACCATAGgagattaaatacaaaaaaaaaaaaagagttaatCAAAATAAAGTCTCAAGCTTGTGGGCAATTTGAGATGAACCATTTCAACTACCTGCTATCATTGAGCATATCTAAATGGACAGATTATTTCATAGCACCCGCAGCACCATATTTATATCTGGACCAATCACTTGTTTCATCCTCTGAACCAACAACTTCTCTATGAGACTTTCTCCCAACTGGACTTTAAGTTTCCACCCTAATTGATGGTTTCATATTGAATCAGATGAAGGTGTTTGTTAACCACAAGCTTCTGAAGCAGCtgtaatgaatgtgtgtgcacctgtgtCCGTTCTGTGGATACTCGGGGGGTGAAGCGAGGtcgtctgtctccgtctccgGCTGACTGCTGTACTGACTGCTGTTCAGGTTCTTCAACACAAGTTTCTTTATACTCTTTCTgtggacaacacacagacacacacaagtttgtaGTGAGGCTCCACGCTGATCCAAACACCTGGAGCTTCCCACCAGTAAGGACCACATTCTCACATGTGACCATGGCATCAGAACGGTACCTGGGCACGAAGGCTCCGTTGGTGAGCGAGGGCTCGTCATCATCAAGGCCGTCGAAGAGCTGCGACTTGGAGGAGCCGGCTGACGTCAGCGATTTAGGGCGGACCCTGGTCGCAGGTCGAGGGGTCAGCTTGTAGTGGGTGGGTGTGGTCAGAGCCTTCTGGGCCGTGGGATTGGTTGGTTTCAGACGCTATGAatagaaaaagaggagatgatgTGAATTTGTTTCAATCCGCAGAGCGAcaaaagagcagcagcttgtgtaaCTCCAGAAGAAActcacctcctctttcttcttggGGTCGGACAGCGGGTTCCTGAACAGCGGCGAGTCTCCGTACGGTGAATACGCCAGAacgctgagctgctgctgcagcatggCCTGCTGAGCCGCCGCTGCACTGGGATCAGTGAGcgctgcagaaaagaaaaaacaaaccaaatcatACACTGCCATCACCAACACTAAGAACTCACTATTAACACCAAAGTAAAAGTCAGGATGTCGTTAGTCTGTCTCACCGACTGGTTGCTGTGGAGCTCCGAACCCCATCGTGCTGGTTCCACTGTTGAATGCTGTCGTTCCGAATGATCCCATGGTTCCCAGCGTGGTTCCCAGTTTGTTCTGGTTGTTTCCAAACAGAGACGTCTGTCCTGTTCCTactgctgaacacacacagatgtgttaCAATCATGTTTGTGAGAACAGTGTGAAACCTGCActttgtttcaaaataaatgataaaagtaGATTGTGTTATAGAGAAATAAGAcatctgaaatgttttcattaattaacaAAGATTTCTAAATATAGAAACATAAAGTAAATAGCACTTAACTCAGTAAGTtattaaacataaaacatttttctctgCCACATTTTTCCTGCCACCATACGTTATCAACTCATATCACCAACTTGCATCATGATGAGGTAGAAGACTTCTGGACTTCCACGGCCAAAAGAATGATTGTTCTTAAATACGATCGTTTTTATTTTAGAACGATTTAAAGATAATTGTGCAAACAATAATCTCTCACAGGCAGTTAGTCTGTTTTAAGACTAACTTTAAGATATTATTTCAATACACATTCTATGAGTAAGATCCTTCTTCTTCGTATCATGTTGACTTCATGGTTTGTGTCTTACCTGCTCCAAAGCTGGTTCCCAGTCCAGTGCCCAGTCCACCTGTGGCCGGTTTGTTTCCAAACAGACTCCCTGCAGCCGGATTCGCTCCGAAACCTCCACCAACAAACAAGCGATCAGAGTTGATTGGTGTTGCAGCCACGGTCACCCTCAGATGAACAACAATGCTTTTTTTCTTGCTGTGTTGTCAACAAACACATCACTCACCAAAGGTAGAGGTGTTGGTTCCGGTTCCCAGCGTGAGAGCCGGCTTGTTGCCAAAGAGTCCAGTGCCGGTGCCGAAGGAGGGAgcgctggtggtggtggtgccgaATCCGGCCGTTTTATTACCGAATAAACTCTGCTGATGGAGACGAGACAGgaagagtgaaaacaaacatgtctctctctgtgctccacATCCTGAGACTTTCAGGGACCTGACGAGTCACAGGAAGTGACTCGCTCAAGTGGCCAACACAGAACTTATTGACATAATCATCAGTTCAACAGAAACTGTTGATTCTGACCCAGACAAAGAACCTTGTGTTattgtctgtttctgttctgaCACTGAGAGTAATCCCTGGTTTTCTTTGTACCTGTGTGCCAACGTTTCCAAACCCGGTGTTGGTTTGTCCAAACAGCCCAGTGCCCGTCCCGAAGCCGGCAGCCGTGCTGGTCTGAGCGGCGCCGAACAACCCGCCCGTCTGAGGCTGTGCCGTGCTCCCAAACAAACCCTGCAGTGCGGCCGAGAGACACCAGACATGTTCACGTGTTCCCTCAGACAGAACAGTTTGAGGGTGAAGCAACAGCTGATGCTTGAAATATCATTATTAAAGTCGATTCgcttgtttttaaatctttgccGGATGGACGTTTAAGTATGAGAGAAGCTGCGTAAAGAACCTGAATGACTCACCATGGTGCTGGTGTTGGCCTGTCCCATGGTGTTGGTGTTACCGAAGGAGAAGCCGGTGTTCGGCGCGGTGGTCGTCTGACCGAACGGCTTGAAGAGGCTGGCGGCTGGTTGCTGTGGCGGCTGGGTGAACAGGCCGCTGGTGGGCGCACCGAACCCGGCAGGCGCTGCTAAagaggagacaaacacagagcgTCATTTCACCTGCTCTAATTTACACTAAGCTTCTTTGAGGAGACTTTAAATCTTTTCTACAAATAAAATAGAAGCAGACAAGAAGGCTTCTGATCCATGTGGTGATCACATGGACCCTAGGCAGGCTCTGTTGTCATCACTCACCTGCTCCGAAGGTGCCTTTATTCTGTCCGAAGGAGAAGCTGGTGTTGGGGGCCGTGGCACCAAACAGGCCAGTGGTGGCACTGGGCGCGGCTGCGGTCGCACTGAACAAGCTGCTCGTCGCTGCAGCCATCTGATTGGTCTGTCCTTTCCTGCCCGCTGTGTAATCCTCAAATCTCAACTCCTGCAGAGAAACCGGAGAGACAACAAGTCAGATCCTCAGATCATCAACAGAGACgggttcacacacatttatctaaatgtgtgtgaatgtttgggATATGAAAACTTGTTTTACGGTATAAACAAGGCCTGGAAAGAAGGGAATTCATGTTGACGTCTTATGTTaaagatttgtattttctaCATTAAAGTTCTATATTTGGttgcatttgtattttctttttatttataatacagtttatgggtaaaaagtaaaatattaaaccCCAATTACACTTTGTGTTTGAGAACGTCATCTCAGGAATCacgaatacattttaaatgcattttttttatatatatatatatattggtatTATGAAACTTATTAGCCTCTAATATCGATATCGCACAAAAAAGTTACTCAAACAAATCGCTTGAACCAATTAGCAGATTATTCATTTGAACGTATTCTCTGAATCCTCCACGGACATTAACAGGAGAGTTCGGTCAAATCAAACCTGTCAAACCCAGCGGGTCGGGTGTCGACCTTCAGACTCACCTCCAGGGATTTGTTCTCGTACTCCTTCATGGCCGTGATGCACTGGTGTTTGGTGTTGATGCTCGTGGTCACACCAGCTTTCACCATCGTGTCATTTCCTATTGGAGGCTGAATGAGAACAAAGACCTGTTAACGCTCTGTTCACTCttttaaaacaagaaacataCAGATTGTAAACCGTTAAACTGGTATTTCATTGTGAGGAAATTAACATCTGTAACTGCAGATTCCATTTGAAGCTACAAGTTAAATACTTTTGTCAATTCATAGTATAAAAACCTTTCAGATCCTGGAAAAGTTTCTCCATCATCTATACATGTATTTGGGCCCTCATTCATTCTGGACTGTCTCATAAAGCCTTGCCTTGTTTTTCCAATGTGAACAAAAACGATTAGGTTTGTGGTACAAACCAGAGTCACCGGATCAGAACCGGTTCCTTCTTGTCGCATCAGATTTACTCACATTGAATTTCACGGTTGTTCCCGGCTGCTGTGCCGCGGGGAACCCAGCGCCTCCTCCGAACAGAGAGCTCGTTCCACCGAACGGGTTGGAGGCGGTGTTGGTGGCTCCGAAGagcccgccgccgccgctgctggtGCTCGTCCCAAAGCCTGGACGACAGAAGAGAGGCCACATTAATTTATCCAAATGTCAACTGGACATTAAACCTGTCGGCAGTTCTCTGATGATTTATGAGCAGAATCTTTTATCTGCAACATTTCAGGTAGACGCTGCATTAATGCGACAGTGTGTGAAAACCGTGTTTCTGAGCAGCACAACGGAAACTGGACTCGCTTGAGGCTCCTGAAGACGTTTACCTCTCGTCTTCTTCAGTTCAGACTCAGAGAAACCAGTCTGGTTTTATTCAGATCCATACCATAAACATCACATTCGTGTCAGTGCATACTAATTAATCATGAAATGCACCATGGGTATAAAGGAACAGAAGAAATTGGATGAATTGAACTGTTTAAAAGGTCAAACTTTTAACCCAGCAAGAATCTCTGTTTTTtcatctgaataaataaaatcaccCTTTAAGAAAAAGGTGTGACTCACTTCCAAAAGAGGTGGGTTTGTTGGCACTGAAGGCATTATTCTGCTGGGAGAAGAGGCCGGTGCTGGTGCCTGTTCCCGTGTTGCCAAACAAGCTGGTGGAGGTGCCGCTCGCTGCACCGAAGCCGAAGCCGGTGCTCGGTGCGGAAGTCGCCGGTTGAGTGAACGTACTCGATCCAAACAGACCGCCTGGGggaaagagacaggagcagatTCAAGTTCATTTACACGTCTTCAAACCAAGTTCTACACTTTAAAACTTTTTTGTGCAGAACATTTCAACAAATAGTCTTCAGGAGTTGTTCAAGTGTAAATCCACAGCTGGCCTCAGTTGAGTTTAACTCAGTTCAGACCAAACTGGGAATCTTCAGATAAGTTTCAAGGAGGCAACACAAAgcactttaaataaagaaatgtaactaGAACGTGGAGAAAATGAGACAAGAGCTGACAAACCAGGTTTATTCTGTGTGGAACCAAACAGTCCTCCAGTGTTGGTGGTCGTCCCGAACGTAGAAGCCCCAAATCCTCCTGCCGCCCCAAAGCCTGTGTCTGCAGATAAACAGTTCACGCGACGGTTTGACACGACACTGAGTGACGCTTTAAATCACCGGAAAAACAGAAGCTTTCTCCCACTGTTCCCACAGTTAGAGCTGAGAGCACATTCACATCACCATCACTTGTTTGTTGgggtttttctgtttgtgaatCAGACTTCACTGATTGAAATAAACACCCACCTCCGTTAATCCCACATATTTTATAATTACAGTTGTCAGACAATTATCTGATTTTATAAGCAACGTGGGTTTTTGGTTTGGTCGATTTGGGGTTTTTAGTTCCTATGCTTAACAGCTTCATGTGGAACCATCATTTAGATGGCCTGTGAGAAAGCGCTCCACCTAAGGCTGCTGTGGGTTGGAATTAAATCAAGTTATTAGAAACAAGGAAACTTACTTTGTTGTCCGAAGGTGGAAGCGTTGCCAAAGCCCCCTGTTCCTCCACCGAAGGGAGTTCCGAATGACTTGTTGAACATCTTGCCCGGTTAACAGGAACGAAGTCTTCTGCCTGGAGACAAACATGAACTTtattctcctgcagcctcctgctcaaatgtcagagtgagtccaggTGAGAAAACAACGTCTGGAAGCTTACCGGTGAGCGAGTGGAcacagtttaaaatgaaaaacggACAAAGATATATCAGGCCATAATCTACAAAAAATAcgtattttaaagtttaaattaacTACACTGAAGTAGTTTGTTTAGCTTTGAACAATTTCAAAAGATATTTGCATCAAAAACCAAAACTCCACCTCCTTTGATCTCAAACTAAATAACTCAAAACTCAATGCGCCCTTCACTTTTAAATTTTTAAGGAATTTGTTTGCATTGAAGTAGAAGTAACATGGAAATACTTGAGTGAAGTACAAATACCTCAGACCTGAACTAAAACGGGATCACTGTCCCCGAATCAAGAGGAAATCAGACACGTGAAGTTTGAACTCGTCTCAGATCCGAGGAGAAGTTCGGCTCCTCGGTTCTGAGTCGTTACCGGACTCCACGTGTAGCGAGCTGTGTCATCAGAGATCCGTCGAGCCCACCGGAACCACCGGGAGGCGGAACCGGATGAGACACAATGTACACACAAGCGGGTGGTCCACTTTAACTGGTGATATGTTGTCTTCATCACAGATGTTGATGGTCTGTTGCAGACTCGTGCTTTTCAcaaaccgtgtgtgtgtgtgtgtgaaataaactTCACACAAAACTCTATCACGAGTTAATGTGACGTGTCCGCGTCACGTTGACAACAATCTCAAATAATCGATCTCTTATAAAAAACTTGAAAGGATTGGAAACGACGTGATGAAGTGAACTCGCTTCAGATTTGCCTCGTGACACAcgtcatgttgacaacacacttcagacagatcatctgttgattaCACACAATCACCTGCGTTACACAAACCACGACAGACAAGTCCTCAGATAAGTGAGGCTCCTCCTGGAGAACATCCTATGCATCCAGCTGAGGTCATCATGAGGTCACAGGCCAGAAGCTAATTCACCTCATCCTCTCCGTTCCGGGTCACGTCTTTTATTGGATATCTAATAtttgatattgttgttttaatgtgacGCGAACACGTCACATGAACACGTGATGGGGTGTCGTTTGATTCAAACGACACCTTCAGCAGATCAccgcacgcgcgcacacacagtTTGTGAAGAGGACGAATCAGCGAGCGACCATCAACATTCGGAATAAAGACATCACCAGTTAAAGTGGAACTCCGGCAGCAAAACCATTTCCGCTCCTGCTAACAAAACGATAGCACCGCAAACACAACTCACACCCGAGCCATTAGTCACACAACTcctgcctctcacacacacagtgaacatgtATatacacgcaggcacacacactgagcctaTTATCGGACACTCACCGCCGCTCTGACACTGTTCAAAGTTACCCGCTGTcaggctaacgttagcctgCTAGCTCCGCCGCTAGCTAGGTAGCACAGCTCGGCGGACGAGCAGCGCACACGTGAAGAACCACAGCTGCTGCCTCACTCCTCTACCTCCAGCGGTGAACGCGACGCGGTGTCTGCGCTGAAACTTCGAACACTGACGCGTTTTAACGGAACATCGGGATCATCTGAAGCTTCGAGTCAACGAGGGAAAACCGTCTGCGCACTGCCTGACGTCACACTGCCTCTTCTTCTACGTTTCAGGGCAGCTGGTGTCCACTGAGACt from the Platichthys flesus chromosome 15, fPlaFle2.1, whole genome shotgun sequence genome contains:
- the nup98 gene encoding nuclear pore complex protein Nup98-Nup96 isoform X4: MFNKSFGTPFGGGTGGFGNASTFGQQNTGFGAAGGFGASTFGTTTNTGGLFGSTQNKPGGLFGSSTFTQPATSAPSTGFGFGAASGTSTSLFGNTGTGTSTGLFSQQNNAFSANKPTSFGSFGTSTSSGGGGLFGATNTASNPFGGTSSLFGGGAGFPAAQQPGTTVKFNPPIGNDTMVKAGVTTSINTKHQCITAMKEYENKSLEELRFEDYTAGRKGQTNQMAAATSSLFSATAAAPSATTGLFGATAPNTSFSFGQNKGTFGAAAPAGFGAPTSGLFTQPPQQPAASLFKPFGQTTTAPNTGFSFGNTNTMGQANTSTMGLFGSTAQPQTGGLFGAAQTSTAAGFGTGTGLFGQTNTGFGNVGTQQSLFGNKTAGFGTTTTSAPSFGTGTGLFGNKPALTLGTGTNTSTFGFGANPAAGSLFGNKPATGGLGTGLGTSFGAVGTGQTSLFGNNQNKLGTTLGTMGSFGTTAFNSGTSTMGFGAPQQPVALTDPSAAAAQQAMLQQQLSVLAYSPYGDSPLFRNPLSDPKKKEERLKPTNPTAQKALTTPTHYKLTPRPATRVRPKSLTSAGSSKSQLFDGLDDDEPSLTNGAFVPRKSIKKLVLKNLNSSQYSSQPETETDDLASPPEYPQNGHSLMEEEEEVLGGTGSQADDDPEVTQFYVNPIAKPIPQGRAQTSLQDTISDLNMHKAARSGLELSSEDVLASLGEESLQEEREDEQQEIQQSPHPAGIVLNRVGYYTIPSMKDLADMTDEHGECLVENFTIGRKGYGSIFFPGEVNVSGLNLDEIVHFRRKEVIVYPDDKNKPLEGEGLNRRAEVTLDGVWPNDKTTCTQIRSPERLADMNYEGRLEKASRKQGARFLEYRTETGSWVFEVAHFSKYGLQDSDEDEDLPLKTDPKKLKTMMTAPPSKLQQQAPPSQHQVAPQAQSTVVDPPSGVAELDSDMADITQSFPTESMLGAEEDSDLPGETDTTGRKLGGLTSAELDGISASSHIASTLGINPHTLQIMKASLFAEDEEESDLFQGRGAMKVSTEVSSPRIVLPGAQSRTSVGGLLQARFTSGLLSQLSDSPQPPRSGASLKSGDNTRSLHWAAQGPSFLLPPRTPEPSIRTVGVRRLGGPVPLKESVTLGKGKLMMDVGLFKGRSFRVGWGPGWMLAHCGERLSSPGSKQLDHKDLSSKTDFSFLPKPARNKPLVESPYKVTLEQLVGLEPQVTKTGEGEDEESQTVLQRPLEICLEHSTISTTDSSPCPLVRPQTGVAALHQYAKWITELKDTQGDADPLLGHWAEVWTLCEALWGRLGPADQEPDIETQSDYEQQLERRRTFSAWLSRGATCRVEEEVALAGKGRHTEAIFSYLTGNRISEACRVAQREGDHRLSLLLSQALGSQYCRDLLALQLADWNRMQTDSYLPEERLRIFTLLAGKPVWQSSDSVVNVCSQLDWKRCVAVHLWFMLPPTASMADALAKYEAAFQGSCEGGKYACAPLPPYLEAEKMDMEEEEEEEESKRPLYDLCFHLLKLYSDRHYSLQQLLDPLTVTWERLDYRLSWHLWGVLQSLHYSHLSASRQGLLHASYAAQLESAGLWHMAVFILLHIPDHAQRERAVREMLTLHCPLQETDESVRRERFLTERLLIPEQWIHEAKATRAHRDANRHQEALHLYRAGYWNQCHRLLIQHLASDCIINDNHDYLLEFLEGLAVPEHSTSIQDWDTAGRVYLDYIRVIKTLQDIQQMEHAGYELERLYTDVTSLCGRIELLPCRTARDRLAQSEMAKRVSNILRAVLSLQQGDSASDSLGIPLAQLAPHITRLPMPEDYTLEELRGLTQSYLRQLIISQ
- the nup98 gene encoding nuclear pore complex protein Nup98-Nup96 isoform X6, producing the protein MFNKSFGTPFGGGTGGFGNASTFGQQNTGFGAAGGFGASTFGTTTNTGGLFGSTQNKPGGLFGSSTFTQPATSAPSTGFGFGAASGTSTSLFGNTGTGTSTGLFSQQNNAFSANKPTSFGSFGTSTSSGGGGLFGATNTASNPFGGTSSLFGGGAGFPAAQQPGTTVKFNPPIGNDTMVKAGVTTSINTKHQCITAMKEYENKSLEELRFEDYTAGRKGQTNQMAAATSSLFSATAAAPSATTGLFGATAPNTSFSFGQNKGTFGAAPAGFGAPTSGLFTQPPQQPAASLFKPFGQTTTAPNTGFSFGNTNTMGQANTSTMGLFGSTAQPQTGGLFGAAQTSTAAGFGTGTGLFGQTNTGFGNVGTQSLFGNKTAGFGTTTTSAPSFGTGTGLFGNKPALTLGTGTNTSTFGFGANPAAGSLFGNKPATGGLGTGLGTSFGAAVGTGQTSLFGNNQNKLGTTLGTMGSFGTTAFNSGTSTMGFGAPQQPVALTDPSAAAAQQAMLQQQLSVLAYSPYGDSPLFRNPLSDPKKKEERLKPTNPTAQKALTTPTHYKLTPRPATRVRPKSLTSAGSSKSQLFDGLDDDEPSLTNGAFVPRKSIKKLVLKNLNSSQYSSQPETETDDLASPPEYPQNGHSLMEEEEEVLGGTGSQADDDPEVTQFYVNPIAKPIPQGRAQTSLQDTISDLNMHKAARSGLELSSEDVLASLGEESLQEEREDEQQEIQQSPHPAGIVLNRVGYYTIPSMKDLADMTDEHGECLVENFTIGRKGYGSIFFPGEVNVSGLNLDEIVHFRRKEVIVYPDDKNKPLEGEGLNRRAEVTLDGVWPNDKTTCTQIRSPERLADMNYEGRLEKASRKQGARFLEYRTETGSWVFEVAHFSKYGLQDSDEDEDLPLKTDPKKLKTMMTAPPSKLQQQAPPSQHQVAPQAQSTVVDPPSGVAELDSDMADITQSFPTESMLGAEEDSDLPGETDTTGRKLGGLTSAELDGISASSHIASTLGINPHTLQIMKASLFAEDEEESDLFQGRGAMKVSTEVSSPRIVLPGAQSRTSVGGLLQARFTSGLLSQLSDSPQPPRSGASLKSGDNTRSLHWAAQGPSFLLPPRTPEPSIRTVGVRRLGGPVPLKESVTLGKGKLMMDVGLFKGRSFRVGWGPGWMLAHCGERLSSPGSKQLDHKDLSSKTDFSFLPKPARNKPLVESPYKVTLEQLVGLEPQVTKTGEGEDEESQTVLQRPLEICLEHSTISTTDSSPCPLVRPQTGVAALHQYAKWITELKDTQGDADPLLGHWAEVWTLCEALWGRLGPADQEPDIETQSDYEQQLERRRTFSAWLSRGATCRVEEEVALAGKGRHTEAIFSYLTGNRISEACRVAQREGDHRLSLLLSQALGSQYCRDLLALQLADWNRMQTDSYLPEERLRIFTLLAGKPVWQSSDSVVNVCSQLDWKRCVAVHLWFMLPPTASMADALAKYEAAFQGSCEGGKYACAPLPPYLEAEKMDMEEEEEEEESKRPLYDLCFHLLKLYSDRHYSLQQLLDPLTVTWERLDYRLSWHLWGVLQSLHYSHLSASRQGLLHASYAAQLESAGLWHMAVFILLHIPDHAQRERAVREMLTLHCPLQETDESVRRERFLTERLLIPEQWIHEAKATRAHRDANRHQEALHLYRAGYWNQCHRLLIQHLASDCIINDNHDYLLEFLEGLAVPEHSTSIQDWDTAGRVYLDYIRVIKTLQDIQQMEHAGYELERLYTDVTSLCGRIELLPCRTARDRLAQSEMAKRVSNILRAVLSLQQGDSASDSLGIPLAQLAPHITRLPMPEDYTLEELRGLTQSYLRQLIISQ
- the nup98 gene encoding nuclear pore complex protein Nup98-Nup96 isoform X2, with protein sequence MFNKSFGTPFGGGTGGFGNASTFGQQNTGFGAAGGFGASTFGTTTNTGGLFGSTQNKPGGLFGSSTFTQPATSAPSTGFGFGAASGTSTSLFGNTGTGTSTGLFSQQNNAFSANKPTSFGSFGTSTSSGGGGLFGATNTASNPFGGTSSLFGGGAGFPAAQQPGTTVKFNPPIGNDTMVKAGVTTSINTKHQCITAMKEYENKSLEELRFEDYTAGRKGQTNQMAAATSSLFSATAAAPSATTGLFGATAPNTSFSFGQNKGTFGAAAPAGFGAPTSGLFTQPPQQPAASLFKPFGQTTTAPNTGFSFGNTNTMGQANTSTMGLFGSTAQPQTGGLFGAAQTSTAAGFGTGTGLFGQTNTGFGNVGTQSLFGNKTAGFGTTTTSAPSFGTGTGLFGNKPALTLGTGTNTSTFGFGANPAAGSLFGNKPATGGLGTGLGTSFGAAVGTGQTSLFGNNQNKLGTTLGTMGSFGTTAFNSGTSTMGFGAPQQPVALTDPSAAAAQQAMLQQQLSVLAYSPYGDSPLFRNPLSDPKKKEERLKPTNPTAQKALTTPTHYKLTPRPATRVRPKSLTSAGSSKSQLFDGLDDDEPSLTNGAFVPRKSIKKLVLKNLNSSQYSSQPETETDDLASPPEYPQNGHSLMEEEEEVLGGTGSQADDDPEVTQFYVNPIAKPIPQGRAQTSLQDTISDLNMHKAARSGLELSSEDVLASLGEESLQEEREDEQQEIQQSPHPAGIVLNRVGYYTIPSMKDLADMTDEHGECLVENFTIGRKGYGSIFFPGEVNVSGLNLDEIVHFRRKEVIVYPDDKNKPLEGEGLNRRAEVTLDGVWPNDKTTCTQIRSPERLADMNYEGRLEKASRKQGARFLEYRTETGSWVFEVAHFSKYGLQDSDEDEDLPLKTDPKKLKTMMTAPPSKLQQQAPPSQHQVAPQAQSTVVDPPSGVAELDSDMADITQSFPTESMLGAEEDSDLPGETDTTGRKLGGLTSAELDGISASSHIASTLGINPHTLQIMKASLFAEDEEESDLFQGRGAMKVSTEVSSPRIVLPGAQSRTSVGGLLQARFTSGLLSQLSDSPQPPRSGASLKSGDNTRSLHWAAQGPSFLLPPRTPEPSIRTVGVRRLGGPVPLKESVTLGKGKLMMDVGLFKGRSFRVGWGPGWMLAHCGERLSSPGSKQLDHKDLSSKTDFSFLPKPARNKPLVESPYKVTLEQLVGLEPQVTKTGEGEDEESQTVLQRPLEICLEHSTISTTDSSPCPLVRPQTGVAALHQYAKWITELKDTQGDADPLLGHWAEVWTLCEALWGRLGPADQEPDIETQSDYEQQLERRRTFSAWLSRGATCRVEEEVALAGKGRHTEAIFSYLTGNRISEACRVAQREGDHRLSLLLSQALGSQYCRDLLALQLADWNRMQTDSYLPEERLRIFTLLAGKPVWQSSDSVVNVCSQLDWKRCVAVHLWFMLPPTASMADALAKYEAAFQGSCEGGKYACAPLPPYLEAEKMDMEEEEEEEESKRPLYDLCFHLLKLYSDRHYSLQQLLDPLTVTWERLDYRLSWHLWGVLQSLHYSHLSASRQGLLHASYAAQLESAGLWHMAVFILLHIPDHAQRERAVREMLTLHCPLQETDESVRRERFLTERLLIPEQWIHEAKATRAHRDANRHQEALHLYRAGYWNQCHRLLIQHLASDCIINDNHDYLLEFLEGLAVPEHSTSIQDWDTAGRVYLDYIRVIKTLQDIQQMEHAGYELERLYTDVTSLCGRIELLPCRTARDRLAQSEMAKRVSNILRAVLSLQQGDSASDSLGIPLAQLAPHITRLPMPEDYTLEELRGLTQSYLRQLIISQ